The genomic stretch GCCAGTAAAAGTTTGGAGCAGGAGCGAGCCAGCGGCGTGCGCCTTCACTCTGGAGCGGGCGGCGCTAGGTCCGAGCAAGCAAGGCTGGACGGGAGGGATAAGGGACTGCTATTAAGGCCCCGGCCACCTCCACCCCACAAATCTCCCTCTGGGCGGCGGCGGCGTCTCCTGCAGGGGAGGAAGCACTTCCTCATTCCAGAGGCTGCGACTCACGGACGTCGGGGCTGGCGCCAGCCCCCCACAGCTGCCCAGCTGGGGACTCGGGCCCTGGAAGGGGGCGCTCTCCCGATACACAAACAGCTGGGGACCTTCTCCTCAGTCCTTCCCGCCCCTGCCAGCTGGATGGAGTCCAACGAGGCGGCGGTCGTGCGCGGGGTCTGGTCGCGATTCAGGGtgttccgggggcgcctgggtcccAGCCATCTCTGTTACCTGGCTGGGGAAGACCGCGGTCCCGCTGGGACAGAGCCGGGATCGGAGCCCTGGCCGCCGGTTTGCAACAGCCCTGGGTTCAACGCTTCGTCAACCTGTTTGGGGTGTCAGTCTTCCTATCTGCAAAGTGGGAGCAAGCCAAGACCAAGAGGAGCCCGCGAGCGCACTCACCACCACGGCGGTGACCGGCTGGCCCGGGATGTAGGACATCTCGACCCCAATCTGGAAACCAGGCGCAGCTCAGTGAAGCCCGCAGCGAAAATCCCAGCAGCCGCGCCCTCCCTGGTTAACAAAGGCACCCCGACTCGGGCCGCCCCTTCATGAATAGTTAACAAAGCCCCAGCCAGTCACCGGTCGCAGCTCTGTTCGGCTTTCGGAAGTCCCGGTGCGTGCGTAGAAAGGCCGGGAGGGGAGGGAGCGTAGTAAAGCGCAAGGGGAGGGCGCCCGCGGCGCACGCGTCAGGGGGCGGGAGCGAGGTTTTGGCGCATGCGCAGCGTGGGCCCTCCCAGCACCCTCCCGCGCAAGATGGCGGTGGTGGGTTCCGTGCCGCTGGCCGTCTGAAGGAACGCGAAGTGTCTGTGTCTGCCGCCGTGTTGCAGGTAACTGGGTGAGCCTGGGTGGACCGGCCCGAGCCCTCAGCCTTCTCTGCGTCTTTTGAAGGTCCGAGATCCAGGAATTGTGTGAGGTCTTGGAAGTCCCGGGGGGAGGTGCGGCGTGAACGTAACTCGCCAGGCTCCCGGGGCCACTTATAACTTGGTTTCCTCTGCAGCTCCGCGACAAAACAGAGGCTGAGCCCCGGCGAGTGCGATGGCCGCTGTGGTGGCCAAGCGGGAAGGGCCGCCGTTCATCAGCGAGGCAGCGGTGCGAGGCAACGCCGCCGTCCTGGATTACTGCCGGACCTCAGTGTCAGCACTGTCGGGAGCCACGGCCGGCATCCTCGGCCTCACCGGCCTTTACGGCTTCATCTTCTACCTGCTTGCCTCcatcctgctctccctgctcttaATTCTCAAAGCGGGAAGGAGGTGGAACAAATACTTTAAGTCACGAAGACCCCTTTTTACAGGAGGTCTCATCGGAGGCCTCTTCACCTACGTCCTGTTCTGGACGTTCCTCTATGGCATGGTGCACGTCTACTGAATGGGGGCAGggatgacttttttaaaaaaacagattggGAGGACTGTCGCCAGAAATTAACACCGTGTAAACttagtttttaaattgttgaattCGCTGCTTGTTCTGTAATGTTATAATTTATATCTGAAGACGAAGAGCCTGTAATATTCTTCAGATTAAATGAAGCGTGAGACACTTCGTGGAGTATTTTCCTACCTTAACTCATACCCCATGTCTGCCATGGGTGCAAAACGCCGTTTTGACTCCTGGAGAGCTGGGGCTGGGTCTTAGCCTTCTGTGATTTCCTTGCATTTGCACATAGGCCATCCAGAGAGGGCCCAAGTAAAGAGAATTTACTGTTAACATCCTAAAAACTAGTAACAGTTAATATTAAGAGGTTCTTACATGCCAAGCATTGTGCCTTGTACCTTTTACACccattatctcctttaattctAGCAGTATCCTTATGGGGTAGATATTATTTACACTCATTGATGAATCTGAGGCTCAGGTTAAATATACCTCTGCCATAAGAGGCACAGCTAGAAAGAGAGCCAGGTTTGAAATACAGGTCTTTTAATCGCCCTTGCTGTACTGGCTGAGTGTACCTTTTCAAATCCCAGCCGTCCCTCTCAGTAACCACTGCTTTCGGGTAtgaatttcatttccattttaaatacattcaaGTTCTTTCCTAGAATATGTCTTATGGAGATTAAATAGAAGGCATTTAAGCTAAATTTTGGGCTTGTTTAGACTGTACTGTAATGCTTCTGTCTGTGTGTTAATCCGTGACCCCTTCTTGTCAGGGGGGTATCTTTGAAAAAAGTACATACATTTGAGAAATACACATTGCGTTAGAGTTACAGTAGTGAACATGTTGCTCGTGGAATTTGTAGTCTGACTGGGAAGACCAGTATTACctaatttcacaaatattttaattatgataaGCTGTGAAGAGAGAACATAAGAGCCCGAAACTGAGCCCAGCTTGGTGAGTGGGGATCAGTAAAGTCTTTGAGGGGcacatgagtggctcagttggttacgtgtctgacttgatttcagctcaggtcatgatctcagggatgcgggttggagccctgcctcaggatAGGagttcagcagggaatctgcttctctccctctctctgcccccctccctagCGCATGTCCTCAAGCTctgtctttcaaaataaataaatcttaaaaaaaaaaaatgtattctttgagGAAATTACATTTGAGGCCTCAAAGTTGAGTAACAATAACAAGTATGAAGAAGGGGCTACTTTCAAGAAAGCACGTGTGTGAGGACCACTGGGCAGGAAGGAATTTGGCCTGTATCTGGAGAGTTAGAGAAGAGACCAGGACTAGTACTTGGACCAGATCATGGAAGGCTACAGTGGAAATTTTGGCCTCCTTGATCCACAGAGCAATTGGGGAAAGCCTTTGGAAGTTTTAGCCAGAAGTGATGTGatcacatttgggttttttcaaaagaatcagTTTCAAATCAGAAGAGGATCTGAGCTTGAATCCAAGTCCCCTTTTACAGACAGTATGTGGCCCATGGCCAGTAACAGAGATGGATCTGGAACCCAGGCCCGAATCCTTTGGGGTTCTGGACCACATGCTTGCATACGAAGGGAGGAAACAAGGGAGGCCACAGCCTTGCCTCCCTCACCGAGTGACCTCCGAACCCTTTCTCAGATCACCACTGAAGAGGCTCACAGGCATGGTTTGCATACTCACCCTTCTCAACCTCCTTGTCCTCTCAGGGCTTTTCTCTGCATGGAAAGGGGAAGTTCATTCCTGATACGGAATAAAGAGGcagtcctactggattagggGAAGGGGGGTTGGTGGTGCAGAATAAGTGAGCTAATTTACTTAACCATTTCTCTATCACTAGGCAGGTTGTTTGAAATGTTCACTGTTACAAAAAGTACTGCAGAGAATATCTTTATATCATTTTGAGGCAACTTAATAAACTCCTAAAACAAGATGACTTGATTCCAAATGCTTTCCAGAGTTTTATCAGATTACAGTCATTGAATGAAAAAGTACCAGTTTTATGGTGCCTTCCTAGCCTTTTAATGTTTGTTCATAAGAGTTTCCTTACttccatttgaatttctttgtaaGACAATAGGGAACATAATCTGTTGCTCACTGATTGTTTCTGTGTCTGCCTCTTTTGGTCTCACTTTCTCCTTACATTTTCCTCTAAAACACAGGGTGACCAAGAAGAtatggaggggggaaaaaacaggaTACATTAAAGTTAAAaccttttattgttttataaccaaataaaaatatcagaatacaTTTATAGGGCAGGTCCCAGACAATGGTTGCCATCTTTCCTCCTTTAATTGTGTGCACCGGCCTAAGGGAAAACAAACAGCCTGAAGAATGGTGTGCCTTTTGAAGAGACAGTACTCTAGGGTCCACTGGAGAGTATGCTCTGAGGAAAGCTGCATCACTTGGGTGGAGGAGGATGGATTGCAATCACGTGGAGCCCCTTTTCAAACATGCAAGATACCATTCCAAGTGGGGTGACTTAGGGACTCTGCAGGGCAATGTAGTCCTTAGCTGGGGTGCTCAGATACCTGGGGGAAGTCATGATCCCCCTTTATAGCACTGAGAAAGGAAGAACTGAGGGGGTGGTGGGAGCAAAAAGGCAGCCATGACTGGTCAGTCCTGGTGATCCCTGCATCAGGAGTAGAGGACACTTGGCTCTTTAATGGCTGGTCCCCTTGATAGTAGCACCCAGTTTACAAATCCTGTTGGCCAGCATCATGGCACTCCCAAGGCATGGaattaatcattaggaaaataccAGGTTGATGGTTTTAGGCCAGGGCCTGAATGTAGCCATAGATGGTTCAGGTGATCCTGTAATGTCAGCATGGAAAGGAGCTCTGGAGAGGCTGGTATGCTCATCTTCCTGGTGAGGCAACTGGTGCCCTGAAGGAAATGGGCTTTCCCAAGCGGGGCTCAGGTTCTCACTTCACTGCCCAACTGAAAGCCAGTTTCTATAAGATTAATGAGCCTCCCACTCATGCACCGAGATTatgcaaaaaaaaggggggtgctGTGCCAAAGCAAGGAAACTGTCAGTGTGCAACACTATCCAGAAGCTGGAATGGGGTCACTGGGGGCTTTTCTGAACATGGGACCCATGATGTGTAGGGGAGGCCACCTGGAAAGTGTGGCTGGACTGGAAGCTAAGTCCTCTGTGACAGTGTACTTTAATGGGGCAACCCTTAAAATTAAAGTCAGTTGATCGAAAGAAAGCCTCATAAAACCAGATTCAGTCACACTGTCTCCATCCAGTTCCTCAGTTACTCCTTCTCATGTCAAGGTGTTTATTTTACACGTGTGgttccccatcacctagttagaGTGCTTTCAGATTTTAGCTTATATGTCACTTCCTTGGGGAAACCTCTGGCTATCCCTTACTGAAAATTCAGTTTGAGATCAGAGGCGTGACCATTGATTAAGGTTCACCTCCTCCTAGACTGTAAGCACTTGGGCAGGGACGGTTTTTGTGTTTCTCACAACTGTGTCACCAGATTTAGTCCAACACCTGACATTATGGATTGAATGAATACTATAGGGAGCTATTTTCATCCCAGTGTAAGACAAATAGTACAACTTTCCCCTAAGTTATGATGTGGCTGCTGCAAAGCAATTCTAAAAACAGGTTCAAAGAAACCAGACTAACTCCTAGCAGCCATGACGCCTCCCCTTTTTACTTCCTCCCAAACATAAAAGTAACACACTAGATTATCAAGTGCTAGGATGTGCCTTAGTGAGGAAGCGAACACCACAGTGGATCACCCAGATTTTTCACTTTCTATTCAGAGAGCAAGTGGGCTTGTTGACAGGTTACCAACCCAGAATGAGAGAGCTGCTTGCCCTACAAGGAGCAAGCTTCCTGTTTGGGGGACCATGCTTCTTTGCCCCCGTGGCACAGCTTCTTGCAAGTCCCTCTGACCTCTCCAAAGGCCCCGGTGGCAGGATGCGTCCCCCCTCCTCTGTGTGCAGAGGAGAACCAAACGCTTCTGACCTGAGGGAGGCCCCGAGGGAGCACATCCAAAGAGGGTGCTCTCTAGTGTCCGGGTAGCTGTGCAAACAGCACCGCAGGCCTTTGCTACTGAGCGATCAACAATAGCAAGTGATGAGTTCTAGGTTGGGCTTACAGAGGGACTCCAGACGCTGGGAGAAGAAGAATTGAGCTAGCCGACTCCCCAGCCCGGTACTTAAGTGACCTCCACCGTGTCCCTTTCTGACAGAGGAGACTCGGTCTGATGTCGCAGGTATCAGGAAAAGTTCATTTCCTAAGTGAGGGCACAAGTAACCAGGGAGATGCTCAGCAAAACAGGAGAGCCTCTTGGAATGGGTAACACAGGCTGCCTTGGGGAACAGGGATGGGAGGGAAGTTTTTCACTGT from Ursus arctos isolate Adak ecotype North America unplaced genomic scaffold, UrsArc2.0 scaffold_24, whole genome shotgun sequence encodes the following:
- the EMC6 gene encoding ER membrane protein complex subunit 6, with the protein product MAAVVAKREGPPFISEAAVRGNAAVLDYCRTSVSALSGATAGILGLTGLYGFIFYLLASILLSLLLILKAGRRWNKYFKSRRPLFTGGLIGGLFTYVLFWTFLYGMVHVY